One Pyrus communis chromosome 4, drPyrComm1.1, whole genome shotgun sequence genomic region harbors:
- the LOC137731573 gene encoding single-stranded DNA-binding protein WHY1, chloroplastic-like → MLKLHSLSSPAIAQKPNQNPSQFLSSQLLSRARVFSTNTFGFAPSPISSRKRLSLKCRQSEYFDQQRTSTAASPNKPSPAPPTPAGATGMAPRFYVGHSIYKGKAALTVEPKAPEFTPLDSGAFKLSREGFVLLQFAPAAGVRVYDWSRKQVFSLSVTEIGSLVSLGSKESLEFFHDPFKGKSDEGKVRKVLKVEPLPDGSGHFFNLSVQNKLINLDESIYIPITRAEFAVLKSAFNFILPYILGWHAYANSIKPEDSSRANNSGLKYGGDFEWSR, encoded by the exons ATGCTGAAACTACACTCGCTATCTTCCCCTGCGATTGCACAGAAGCCTAACCAAAACCCTAGCCAGTTCCTCTCTTCGCAGCTCTTGAGCAGAGCTAGGGTTTTCAGCACCAACACCTTCGGCTTTGCTCCGAGTCCGATCTCGTCGAGGAAGAGACTCTCCTTGAAATGTCGCCAGTCGGAGTACTTCGACCAGCAGAGAACCAGCACCGCCGCTTCCCCGAACAAACCTTCTCCCGCTCCGCCAACTCCCGCCGGAG CAACTGGGATGGCGCCTAGGTTTTACGTGGGTCACTCGATATACAAGGGAAAGGCCGCTCTTACCGTAGAGCCCAAAGCTCCAGAGTTCACCCCTTTAGAT TCAGGGGCATTCAAACTTTCCCGGGAAGGCTTTGTGCTACTTCAGTTTGCTCCAGCAGCTGGTGTTCGTGTATATGATTGGAGCCGAAAGCAG GTATTCTCGCTATCAGTGACAGAAATTGGAAGCCTGGTTAGCCTTGGCTCGAAGGAGTCCCTTGAATTTTTCCATGATCCTTTTAAGGGGAAAAG tgATGAGGGCAAGGTCAGGAAGGTGTTGAAGGTGGAGCCTCTTCCAGACGGATCTGGCCATTTCTTTAACCTGA GTGTTCAAAACAAGCTTATCAACTTGGACGAGAGCATTTATATTCCTATCACCAGAGCGGAATTTGCTGTTCTCAAATCAGCTTTCAAT TTTATCTTGCCGTACATTTTAGGTTGGCATGCCTATGCAAACTCCATAAAACCAGAAGATTCGAGCCGTGCCAATAACTCTGGTCTTAAATATGGAGGAGATTTTGAATGGAGCCGGTAG
- the LOC137732301 gene encoding pentatricopeptide repeat-containing protein At2g02750, producing the protein MRHEIAKLVASGSYREALCLHAQRHSASLRPHEFTFPPLFKACGKLRSALQAQILHAHLVKTGFSADVYSATALTDAYMKLRFMEYALKVFEEMPERNLASLNAVITGFLRNGYCREALRLFKNVEVGGFKPNSVTIASMISACGSAEHGMEMHCLAVKLGVDSDVYVGTSVLTMYSNCGKLVLAEKVFKEMAIKNVVSYNAFVSGLLQNGVPHVVLDVFKQMRACTGENPNSLTLISVVSACASLSYLRFGKQVHGLVVKFEIGLDVMIGTALVDMYSKCGCWQLAYAIFKELDESRNLFTWNAMIAGMMLNAQTENAVELFQQLEFEGFEPDSVTWNSMISGFSQLGKGIEAFKYFKRMQSAGAVPSLKSITSLLPACADLSALQCGKEVHGHAVRTSISNDLFISTALIDMYMKCGQSTCARRIFDGFRVKPDGPAFWNAIILGHGRNGESESAFGIFEQMLEEKVLPNAATFTSLLSMCSHTGLVDKGWQVFRMMNKDFGLKPNQEHFGCMIDLLGRTGRLDEARELIEELPEPSGAVFASLLGACECHLDSELGKEVALKLSELEPVNPAPFVILSKIYAALGRWEDAEKIRGLMNDKTRRKVPGFSLLRLQEK; encoded by the coding sequence ATGAGGCACGAAATTGCTAAGCTAGTCGCGAGTGGGTCGTACAGAGAAGCCCTCTGCTTACACGCGCAGCGCCACTCTGCTTCTCTGCGTCCTCACGAATTCACGTTCCCGCCTCTTTTCAAAGCCTGCGGAAAACTCCGATCAGCTCTGCAGGCACAAATTCTACATGCCCATCTCGTCAAAACCGGGTTTTCGGCCGATGTTTACTCCGCCACTGCTCTGACCGATGCGTATATGAAACTTCGTTTTATGGAATACGCACTCAAGGTGTTTGAGGAAATGCCTGAACGGAACTTGGCTTCGTTGAACGCGGTGATTACCGGGTTTTTGCGAAATGGGTACTGTAGAGAGGCTCTGCGGTTGTTTAAGAACGTGGAGGTTGGAGGGTTCAAGCCCAATTCAGTTACGATAGCTAGTATGATATCGGCGTGCGGGAGTGCAGAACACGGCATGGAAATGCATTGCTTGGCAGTGAAGCTGGGCGTTGACAGCGATGTTTATGTTGGGACGTCGGTTCTGACTATGTATTCGAACTGCGGAAAGTTGGTTTTGGCTGAGAAGGTGTTTAAGGAAATGGCAATCAAGAATGTTGTGAGCTATAATGCTTTTGTTTCAGGGCTTTTGCAGAATGGGGTTCctcatgtggtgttggatgTGTTTAAGCAAATGAGAGCATGTACAGGTGAAAATCCCAATTCACTTACGTTGATTTCAGTTGTTTCTGCCTGTGCTAGTCTTTCGTATCTCCGATTTGGCAAGCAGGTTCACGGTTTGGTCGTCAAATTTGAGATAGGACTTGATGTTATGATTGGAACAGCACTTGTGGACATGTATTCCAAGTGTGGTTGTTGGCAGCTGGCTTATGCTATTTTCAAAGAACTAGATGAAAGTAGGAACTTGTTTACATGGAATGCCATGATCGCCGGAATGATGTTGAATGCGCAAACTGAGAATGCCGTTGAGCTATTTCAACAGCTAGAATTCGAAGGGTTTGAACCCGATTCCGTTACTTGGAATTCAATGATCAGTGGGTTTTCGCAACTAGGAAAGGGGATTGAAGCTTTCAAGTATTTTAAGAGAATGCAATCAGCTGGTGCCGTCCCCAGTTTAAAATCTATCACAAGTCTTCTACCAGCGTGTGCAGATTTATCTGCTCTGCAGTGTGGAAAAGAAGTTCATGGGCACGCAGTTAGGACCTCTATTAGCAATGATCTGTTCATTTCAACTGCTCTTATTGACATGTACATGAAATGTGGGCAGTCTACTTGCGCAAGAAGAATTTTTGATGGGTTTCGAGTAAAACCCGACGGTCCAGCATTTTGGAACGCAATCATATTGGGGCATGGAAGAAACGGAGAGAGTGAATCTGCATTCGGAATCTTTGAACAGATGTTGGAAGAAAAAGTACTACCAAATGCTGCAACTTTCACAAGTCTTCTATCTATGTGCAGTCACACTGGTTTGGTGGACAAAGGATGGCAAGTTTTTAGGATGATGAACAAAGATTTTGGTCTAAAACCAAATCAAGAGCATTTTGGTTGCATGATTGATCTTTTGGGTCGAACTGGCAGGTTGGATGAAGCCCGAGAACTAATAGAAGAATTACCAGAGCCTTCCGGAGCAGTTTTCGCTTCTTTGCTAGGTGCCTGTGAATGCCATTTGGATTCAGAACTGGGGAAAGAAGTGGCTTTAAAACTTTCAGAACTAGAGCCAGTGAACCCGGCACCTTTCGTGATCCTTTCGAAGATTTATGCTGCACTTGGAAGGTGGGAGGATGCAGAAAAGATTAGAGGATTGATGAATGATAAAACACGAAGAAAGGTCCCTGGCTTTAGTTTATTAAGACTGCAGGAAAAGTAG
- the LOC137730935 gene encoding ubiquitin-conjugating enzyme E2 2, which translates to MSTPARKRLMRDFKRLQQDPPAGISGAPQDNNIMLWNAVIFGPDDTPWDGGTFKLTLQFTEDYPNKPPTVRFVSRMFHPNIYADGSICLDILQNQWSPIYDVAAILTSIQSLLCDPNPNSPANSEAARMFSENKREYNRRVREIVEQSWTAD; encoded by the exons ATGTCGACTCCTGCAAGGAAGAGACTGATGAGGGATTTCAAGAGGTTGCAGCAGGATCCCCCTGCGGGTATAAGTGGTGCTCCTCAAGACAACAATATTATGCTTTGGAATGCTGTTATATTTGG GCCTGATGACACCCCATGGGATGGAG GTACGTTTAAGTTGACACTCCAATTCACAGAGGACTATCCAAATAAGCCACCAACAGTGCGTTTCGTTTCTCGAATGTTTCATCCAAATA TTTATGCGGATGGAAGCATTTGTTTGGACATCCTACAGAATCAGTGGAGCCCTATCTATGATGTAGCAGCTATACTTACCTCTATTCAG TCTTTGCTGTGTGATCCAAACCCAAACTCTCCAGCAAATTCAGAAGCTGCACGGATGTTTAGCGAGAACAAGCGTGAATACAATAGGAGAGTCCGCGAGATTGTTGAGCAGAGTTGGACTGCCGATTAA
- the LOC137730913 gene encoding uncharacterized protein has translation MAMQSGIGFSKILILAGAGYTSTILLKNGKLSDLLGELQSLLNGSGEHTEGDYDSLTAQISRLTAEIRQIGSSRGGSTVFVNGNGGQIGNMTSLIMPAATLGAVGYGYMWWKGLKLSDIMYVTKRGMATAVENLTKNLDNVKEAVAKAKKHLTQRIQHVDDKMAEQNELSRSIKEDVAGVQHSLTDIDYDLSRLQSMVSGLDHKIGSLEHKQDLANLGVIYLVNFVDGKKVEMPKTLQKQLENSGKSRGRLLSYSDTSGLMGLKEIADSLSETLNPSTDAIVKDDIEMTGEYRKNNLIRSVSTRC, from the exons ATGGCTATGCAGAGCGGAATAGGGTTTTCCAAGATCCTGATCTTAGCAGGGGCAG GGTATACAAGCACCATCCTGCTTAAGAACGGTAAATTATCCGACTTGCTCGGTGAACTTCAG TCTTTGTTGAATGGATCCGGGGAACACACAGAAGGTGACTATGATTCCCTGACAGCACAG ATTAGCCGACTAACAGCTGAGATCAGGCAAATTGGCTCGTCGCGGGGCGGCAGCACGGTTTTCGTGAATGGGAACGGTGGCCAAATTG GTAATATGACATCTCTAATAATGCCAGCAGCTACCTTGGGAGCAGTGGGTTATGGTTACATGTGGTGGAAG GGTCTAAAACTCTCAGATATTATGTATGTGACAAAGCGTGGTATGGCTACTGCTGTTGAGAACTTGACTAAAAATCTGGATAACGTGAAAGAGGCCGTTGCT AAAGCAAAGAAGCACCTGACGCAGAGAATCCAGCATGTTGATGACAAAATGGCGGAGCAAAATGAGCTCTCAAGGTCAATTAAGGAAGAT GTTGCTGGAGTGCAACATTCTCTCACTGATATTGACTATGACTTGAGTAGATTGCAGAGCATGGTTTCTGGTTTG GATCATAAGATAGGTTCTCTTGAACACAAGCAG GATCTCGCAAACCTTGGTGTTATCTACCTGGTCAATTTTGTGGatggaaaaaaagttgaaatgcCTAAAACTCTGCAG AAGCAACTTGAAAACTCTGGGAAGTCACGTGGTCGTTTACTCTCATATTCAGATACTTCAGGCTTGATG GGTCTCAAAGAAATTGCGGACTCTCTGTCTGAAACTTTAAATCCATCAACTGATGCTATTGTGAAAGATGATATTGAAATGACGGGAGAGTATCGGAAGAACAACCTGATAAG ATCGGTGTCAACCAGATGTTGA
- the LOC137732377 gene encoding WRKY transcription factor 72A-like yields MVIPTRPSKALMENNNTHEEKSFLGKTDVEDNTVKSDGDHEEGTPMETTKGGHGWDVEPDLKPPPTGKDRVLVNHNQDHELQSTKAEMVEVREENEKLKLLLSQISRDYQSLQMHLYGLLQNEEETKKCTDASSSSTARDFTHEQNIEEADDLVSLSLGRTSSSIDQPRKDGRIKNISQLSSTNGKDDDDDDKMLHGAGLALELGCRSEPAESTDNSSGGPKEDDLTEIWPPSKTLKTTRSGEDEVSQQTHLKKARVSVRARCDAPTMNDGCQWRKYGQKTAKGNPCPRAYYRCTVSPSCPVRKQVQRSSEDMSILITTYEGSHNHPLSMSATAMASTTSAAASMLQSQSSTSQQGLFNSATAPISASTNLQGLNLSSTSTLSQNSRLPQQHFYFPNSSVSTNNFHPTITLDLTDPTPSHFGRFPLASGSSFSSNPRYPSTSLNFSSSLDHNNTLQLQSPWNSISHTASGYFNYGNRINQVGSALNIVKQPIFQEHNKLYQSYIQNQNAFPPPPPPLNHPQMRTDSIATATKAITSNPNFQSALAAALTSFIGNGGTSSTTGIRENHQSGTIVERSPGLKLKRGESLTSNSISHQAKME; encoded by the exons ATGGTAATACCAACGAGGCCTTCAAAAGCATTAATGGAGAATAATAACACTCATGAGGAAAAGTCTTTTCTTGGCAAAACAGATGTCGAAGACAATACTGTGAAATCTGATGGTGATCATGAAGAGGGTACTCCCATGGAGACAACGAAG GGAGGACATGGGTGGGATGTTGAACCCGACTTGAAGCCTCCTCCTACTGGAAAAGATAGAGTCCTTGTCAACCACAACCAG GATCATGAGCTGCAATCAACAAAAGCAGAAATGGTAGAGGTTAGGGAAGAAAACGAAAAGCTAAAGCTGTTATTATCCCAAATCTCGAGGGATTACCAGTCTCTCCAGATGCATCTTTATGGCCTTCttcaaaatgaagaagaaactaAGAAATGTACCGATGCTAGTAGTAGCAGTACTGCTCGTGATTTTACGCATGAGCAAAATATTGAAGAAGCTGATGATCTAGTATCTCTTAGCCTTGGGAGAACCTCAAGTAGTATTGATCAGCCAAGAAAGGATGGTCGGATCAAAAATATTAGCCAGTTGAGTTCTACTAATGGAAaagatgacgatgatgatgataaaATGCTGCATGGAGCTGGACTTGCACTGGAGTTGGGCTGCAGATCTGAACCAGCTGAGTCAACTGATAATAGCTCTGGAGGCCCGAAGGAAGACGACCTGACTGAGATATGGCCGCCTAGTAAGACGTTGAAGACGACGAGAAGTGGAGAGGATGAGGTTTCACAGCAAACCCATTTAAAGAAAGCTAGGGTTTCTGTCAGAGCTAGATGCGATGCTCCCACG ATGAATGATGGATGTCAATGGAGAAAATATGGACAGAAGACAGCAAAAGGAAATCCATGCCCTAGAGCGTACTACCGTTGCACAGTATCACCGTCTTGCCCTGTGAGAAAACAG GTGCAAAGAAGTTCCGAGGACATGTCCATACTAATCACAACCTACGAAGGAAGCCACAACCACCCACTTTCAATGTCAGCCACAGCTATGGCATCGACCACCTCCGCCGCCGCTTCCATGCTTCAGTCTCAGTCATCCACCTCTCAACAAGGCCTCTTCAACTCCGCCACCGCGCCCATCTCCGCCTCCACTAATCTCCAAGGACTAAACTTAAGTAGTACTAGTACTCTCTCTCAAAATTCAAGGCTACCACAGCAACATTTCTACTTCCCCAACAGTTCAGTCTCAACCAATAATTTCCACCCAACTATCACTCTTGATCTCACCGACCCAACTCCCTCTCATTTCGGAAGATTCCCCTTGGCCTCGGGCAGCAGcttttcttccaacccaagatATCCTTCAACATCTCTCAACTTTTCGTCTTCTTTAGACCACAATAACACATTGCAGTTGCAATCTCCTTGGAACAGCATCAGTCACACAGCCTCTGGATATTTCAATTATGGGAATAGAATTAACCAAGTTGGATCAGCCCTAAACATCGTAAAGCAACCAATCTTTCAAGAACATAATAAATTGTACCAATCCTACATACAAAATCAAAACgcctttcctcctcctcctcctccccttaATCATCCTCAGATGCGAACCGACTCAATAGCCACCGCCACAAAGGCAATCACATCAAACCCGAACTTTCAATCGGCTTTGGCAGCTGCACTTACATCATTTATTGGCAATGGGGGTACTAGCAGCACTACTGGGATCAGAGAAAACCATCAAAGTGGGACCATTGTAGAAAGGTCTCCTGGGCTGAAATTGAAGCGGGGTGAGTCGTTGACGTCGAATTCAATATCCCATCAAGCCAAAATGGAATAG
- the LOC137731642 gene encoding pectate lyase-like: MAAMFNSSSYFILCLFFLSFAVFVSSHDDPTDVANEDTQVLDLDAYWKQRAKEAEKEARESYNKNPEQVTEEFNNEVGKLMLKENSTRRNLRGNKAYTGPCMATNPIDACWRCDPNWANNRKKIVGCAQGFGKKTTGGKDGPFYVVKMGADDDVQNPKPGTLRHAVIQKGPLWIIFAKSMVIRLQQELMVSSDKTIDGRGANVVIEEGAGVTLQFVKNVIITNLHIKMIVPKPGGMIRDSVDHIGLRTQSDGDGISLFGASNVWIDHVSMSRCADGLIDAVMGSTAVTISNSHFTDHDEAMLFGANNAHTQDKIMQITLAFNHFGKGLVQRMPRVRHGFFHVVNNDYTHWIMYAIGGNMNPTIISQGNRFIAPFNGVTKQVTHRENTPEAEWKNWEWRSEGDLMMNGAFFVESGSGATNHPAKLDMMPFKPGTFVGTLTKFSGALNCVVGKPC, from the exons ATGGCAGCGATGTTTAACTCGTCCTCCTATTTCATTCtgtgtttgtttttcttgtccTTTGCTGTATTCGTTTCGAGCCACGATGATCCAACCGATGTTGCAAATGAAGATACGCAGGTATTAGATTTAGATGCGTACTGGAAACAACGAGCCAAAGAAGCTGAAAAGGAGGCCCGGGAATCCTACAATAAAAATCCTGAGCAAGTCACTGAAGAGTTCAATAATGAAGTTGGCAA gcTTATGTTAAAGGAAAACAGCACAAGAAGGAACTTGAGGGGTAACAAGGCTTATACGGGTCCATGCATGGCGACCAACCCAATTGACGCCTGCTGGAGGTGTGACCCTAACTGGGCTAACAACCGAAAGAAGATCGTAGGCTGCGCCCAAGGCTTCGGTAAAAAGACCACCGGAGGTAAGGATGGTCCTTTTTACGTGGTGAAAATGGGCGCAGATGATGACGTGCAAAACCCTAAGCCCGGAACCCTACGCCACGCCGTGATTCAGAAAGGGCCTCTGTGGATCATCTTCGCAAAAAGTATGGTGATTAGGCTGCAGCAAGAGCTGATGGTGAGTAGTGACAAGACCATTGATGGTAGGGGAGCCAATGTTGTGATAGAAGAGGGTGCTGGCGTTACCCTCCAGTTTGTGAAGAATGTAATCATCACCAACCTTCACATAAAAATGATTGTCCCCAAACCCGGTGGCATGATCAGGGACTCTGTCGACCACATAGGTTTAAGGACCCAGAGTGACGGCGATGGTATCTCCCTCTTTGGTGCCTCCAACGTCTGGATCGATCACGTTTCCATGTCCAGGTGCGCAGATGGGCTCATCGACGCCGTCATGGGTTCCACCGCCGTCACCATCTCCAACTCCCACTTCACTGACCACGATGAG gcGATGTTGTTTGGTGCCAACAACGCCCACACTCAAGACAAAATCATGCAAATTACTTTGGCCTTCAACCACTTTGGTAAGGGACTGGTGCAGAGGATGCCAAGGGTCCGGCATGGATTCTTCCACGTGGTGAACAACGACTACACCCACTGGATCATGTATGCCATCGGAGGAAACATGAACCCTACCATCATCAGCCAGGGTAACAGGTTCATTGCTCCCTTTAACGGTGTCACCAAACAG GTGACGCATAGGGAGAATACACCAGAGGCAGAGTGGAAGAACTGGGAATGGCGATCTGAGGGAGATTTGATGATGAATGGAGCTTTCTTTGTTGAATCTGGATCAGGAGCCACCAACCACCCAGCAAAGTTGGACATGATGCCCTTCAAACCAGGGACCTTTGTCGGAACGCTCACAAAATTTTCCGGTGCTCTAAACTGCGTTGTCGGCAAACCCTGCtag